The following coding sequences lie in one Arabidopsis thaliana chromosome 3, partial sequence genomic window:
- the FER3 gene encoding ferritin 3 (ferritin 3 (FER3); FUNCTIONS IN: oxidoreductase activity, ferric iron binding, binding, transition metal ion binding; INVOLVED IN: in 8 processes; LOCATED IN: chloroplast, membrane, chloroplast envelope; EXPRESSED IN: 23 plant structures; EXPRESSED DURING: 14 growth stages; CONTAINS InterPro DOMAIN/s: Ferritin, N-terminal (InterPro:IPR001519), Ferritin-related (InterPro:IPR012347), Ferritin-like (InterPro:IPR009040), Ferritin, conserved site (InterPro:IPR014034), Ferritin/ribonucleotide reductase-like (InterPro:IPR009078), Ferritin/Dps protein (InterPro:IPR008331); BEST Arabidopsis thaliana protein match is: ferritin 4 (TAIR:AT2G40300.1); Has 4599 Blast hits to 4597 proteins in 1326 species: Archae - 171; Bacteria - 2117; Metazoa - 1703; Fungi - 11; Plants - 352; Viruses - 0; Other Eukaryotes - 245 (source: NCBI BLink).), which translates to MLLKAASTFSLLNIHGEKKDISPLFSSSSSISSPVSSGKSGNLSFPLRASKSSTTTTSTLSGVVFEPFEEVKKEMDLVPSGQQLSLARHLYSPECEAAVNEQINVEYNVSYVYHALYAYFDRDNVALKGLAKFFKESSVEEREHAELLMEYQNKRGGRVKLQPMVLPQSEFDHPEKGDALYAMELALSLEKLVNEKLLNLHSVASKNDDVQLADFIESVFLNEQVEAIKKISEYVSQLRRLGKGHGTWHFDQELLGAAA; encoded by the exons ATGCTTCTCAAAGCTGCTTCTACTTTCTCTCTATTGAACATTcatggagagaagaaagacatctctcctctcttctcctcctcctcctccatttcGTCTCCGGTTTCTTCTGGAAAATCCGGCAATCTCTCTTTCCCTCTTCGTGCTTCCAAGAGTTCAACCACTACCACAAGCACGTTGAGCGGCGTTGTGTTCGAGCCTTTCGAAGAGGTTAAGAAAGAGATGGATCTAGTTCCATCTGGTCAACAGCTTTCTCTTGCTCGTCATTTGTACTCCCCTGAGTGCGAAGCCGCCGTCAATGAGCAGATCAA TGTTGAGTATAACGTGTCGTATGTGTATCACGCTTTGTATGCATATTTCGATCGTGACAACGTTGCCCTCAAGGGTCTCGCCAA GTTTTTCAAGGAATCGAGTGTGGAAGAACGAGAGCACGCTGAGCTGTTGATGGAGTATCAG AACAAACGTGGTGGGAGGGTCAAGTTACAGCCCATGGTGTTGCCTCAGTCTGAGTTTGATCATCCTGAGAAAGGAGATGCTCTCTATG CTATGGAGTTGGCTCTTTCATTGGAGAAACTAGTCAATGAAAAGCTCCTAAACCTGCACAGT GTGGCTTCCAAGAACGATGATGTCCAGTTGGCAGATTTTATTGAGAGTGTGTTTCTGAACGAACAG GTGGAAGCCATTAAGAAAATCTCAGAATATGTTTCTCAACTTAGGAGACTTGGCAAAGGACATG GAACATGGCATTTCGATCAGGAGCTTCTTGGTGCTGCTGCTTAA
- the MRLK gene encoding meristematic receptor-like kinase (meristematic receptor-like kinase (MRLK); FUNCTIONS IN: protein serine/threonine kinase activity, protein kinase activity, ATP binding; INVOLVED IN: transmembrane receptor protein tyrosine kinase signaling pathway, protein amino acid phosphorylation; LOCATED IN: membrane; EXPRESSED IN: 16 plant structures; EXPRESSED DURING: 8 growth stages; CONTAINS InterPro DOMAIN/s: Serine/threonine-protein kinase domain (InterPro:IPR002290), Leucine-rich repeat-containing N-terminal domain, type 2 (InterPro:IPR013210), Leucine-rich repeat (InterPro:IPR001611), Serine/threonine-protein kinase-like domain (InterPro:IPR017442), Protein kinase-like domain (InterPro:IPR011009), Protein kinase, catalytic domain (InterPro:IPR000719), Tyrosine-protein kinase, catalytic domain (InterPro:IPR020635); BEST Arabidopsis thaliana protein match is: inflorescence meristem receptor-like kinase 2 (TAIR:AT3G51740.1); Has 154347 Blast hits to 110289 proteins in 3296 species: Archae - 124; Bacteria - 13554; Metazoa - 45622; Fungi - 8090; Plants - 69121; Viruses - 344; Other Eukaryotes - 17492 (source: NCBI BLink).) translates to MEFITQNQAITSLSMINTDIDQPKASLRSRFLLHLIICLLFFVPPCSSQAWDGVVITQADYQGLQAVKQELIDPRGFLRSWNGSGFSACSGGWAGIKCAQGQVIVIQLPWKSLGGRISEKIGQLQALRKLSLHDNNLGGSIPMSLGLIPNLRGVQLFNNRLTGSIPASLGVSHFLQTLDLSNNLLSEIIPPNLADSSKLLRLNLSFNSLSGQIPVSLSRSSSLQFLALDHNNLSGPILDTWGSKSLNLRVLSLDHNSLSGPFPFSLCNLTQLQDFSFSHNRIRGTLPSELSKLTKLRKMDISGNSVSGHIPETLGNISSLIHLDLSQNKLTGEIPISISDLESLNFFNVSYNNLSGPVPTLLSQKFNSSSFVGNSLLCGYSVSTPCPTLPSPSPEKERKPSHRNLSTKDIILIASGALLIVMLILVCVLCCLLRKKANETKAKGGEAGPGAVAAKTEKGGEAEAGGETGGKLVHFDGPMAFTADDLLCATAEIMGKSTYGTVYKATLEDGSQVAVKRLRXKITKSQKEFENEINVLGRIRHPNLLALRAYYLGPKGEKLVVFDYMSRGSLATFLHARGPDVHINWPTRMSLIKGMARGLFYLHTHANIIHGNLTSSNVLLDENITAKISDYGLSRLMTAAAGSSVIATAGALGYRAPELSKLKKANTKTDVYSLGVIILELLTGKSPSEALNGVDLPQWVATAVKEEWTNEVFDLELLNDVNTMGDEILNTLKLALHCVDATPSTRPEAQQVMTQLGEIRPEETTATTSEPLIDVPEASASTSQ, encoded by the exons atGGAGTTTATCACCCAAAACCAAGCTATTACTTCTCTGAGTATGATCAACACCGACATTGATCAACCTAAGGCTTCACTTCGAAGCCGATTTCTCCTTCATCTAATCATATGCCTCCTCTTCTTCGTCCCTCCCTGCTCAAGCCAAGCCTGGGATGGTGTAGTGATAACACAAGCTGATTACCAAGGTCTTCAAGCAGTTAAACAAGAACTGATTGATCCAAGAGGCTTCTTGAGAAGCTGGAACGGTTCTGGATTCAGTGCTTGCTCTGGAGGCTGGGCTGGAATAAAATGTGCTCAAGGTCAAGTCATCGTCATTCAACTTCCATGGAAGAGTCTTGGAGGTAGAATCTCTGAGAAAATCGGACAGCTTCAAGCTCTTCGTAAGCTTAGTCTTCATGACAACAACCTTGGAGGTTCGATTCCAATGTCATTGGGACTCATTCCTAATCTTAGAGGAGTTCAGCTTTTCAACAACCGTCTCACTGGCTCAATCCCTGCTTCTCTCGGTGTATCACATTTCCTTCAAACGCTTGATCTCAGCAATAACTTGCTCTCTGAGATTATTCCACCGAATCTTGCTGACTCTTCTAAGCTTCTTAGGCTTAATCTCAGCTTTAATTCACTGTCTGGTCAAATCCCAGTGAGTCTCTCTCGGTCTTCTTCCCTTCAGTTTCTTGCTCTTGACCATAACAACCTCTCTGGTCCAATCTTAGATACTTGGGGTAGTAAGTCTCTTAATCTCCGTGTCTTATCTCTTGATCACAACTCTCTCTCTGGTCCGTTCCCATTTTCACTCTGCAACTTAACTCAGCTGCAAGATTTTTTCCTTTAGTCATAATAGGATCCGTGGAACCCTACCCTCTGAGCTAAGCAAACTCACTAAGCTTAGAAAAATGGATATTAGTGGTAACAGTGTTAGTGGCCATATCCCTGAAACCCTAGGGaacatttcttctcttataCATTTGGATTTGTCTCAAAACAAACTCACCGGAGAGATTCCTATTTCGATTTCTGACCTGGAAAGCCTGAACTTCTTCAATGTCTCTTATAACAACTTATCTGGTCCTGTTCCTACTCTCTTGTCCCAAAAGTTCAATTCCTCTTCTTTTGTCGGGAACTCACTGCTTTGCGGATACAGCGTTTCGACACCATGTCCTACTCTTCCTTCACCGTCTcctgaaaaagaaaggaaaccATCCCACAGGAATCTGAGTACCAAAGACATCATCCTCATTGCGTCTGGAGCACTCCTCATAGTTATGCTTATCCTTGTTTGTGTTCTATGTTGCTTGCTGAGGAAGAAAGCCAATGAAACCAAAGCCAAGGGCGGAGAGGCTGGACCTGGAGCTGTAGCCGCAAAGACTGAGAAAGGAGGGGAAGCTGAAGCTGGAGGTGAAACTGGAGGGAAGCTGGTTCATTTTGATGGACCAATGGCGTTTACTGCAGATGATCTTTTGTGTGCAACAGCAGAGATAATGGGGAAAAGCACTTATGGGACTGTGTACAAAGCTACACTTGAAGATGGAAGTCAAGTAGCAGtgaagagattgagagaaagatcaccaaaagtcaaaaagagtttgagaatGAGATTAACGTCTTGGGAAGAATCCGGCATCCGAATCTCCTTGCACTCAGAGCTTATTACTTAGGCCCTAAAGGAGAGAAGCTTGTCGTCTTCGATTACATGTCTAGAGGAAGCCTTGCCACGTTTCTCCATG CAAGAGGACCAGATGTACATATCAATTGGCCTACAAGGATGAGCTTAATAAAGGGAATGGCTCGAGGCTTGTTCTACCTTCACACACACGCAAATATCATCCACGGAAACTTAACATCAAGCAATGTGCTTTTGGATGAGAACATAACCGCGAAGATCTCAGATTACGGTCTCTCAAGGCTAATGACAGCAGCAGCAGGATCCAGCGTGATTGCAACAGCTGGTGCGTTAGGTTACAGAGCACCTGAGCTCTCTAAGCTGAAGAAAGCCAACACGAAAACCGATGTGTACAGCCTCGGTGTGATCATATTGGAACTGTTGACTGGGAAATCTCCGAGTGAGGCCTTAAACGGTGTGGATTTGCCTCAATGGGTTGCTACTGCGGTTAAAGAAGAGTGGACTAATGAGGTTtttgatttggagctgttgaatGATGTGAACACAATGGGTGATGAGATTTTGAATACACTGAAACTGGCTTTACATTGTGTTGATGCTACACCATCAACAAGACCTGAAGCTCAACAAGTGATGACACAACTTGGAGAGATTAGACCGGAAGagacaacagcaacaacatcaGAACCGTTGATTGATGTCCCTGAAGCTTCTGCTTCCACAAGTCAATAG
- the MRLK gene encoding meristematic receptor-like kinase, which yields MEFITQNQAITSLSMINTDIDQPKASLRSRFLLHLIICLLFFVPPCSSQAWDGVVITQADYQGLQAVKQELIDPRGFLRSWNGSGFSACSGGWAGIKCAQGQVIVIQLPWKSLGGRISEKIGQLQALRKLSLHDNNLGGSIPMSLGLIPNLRGVQLFNNRLTGSIPASLGVSHFLQTLDLSNNLLSEIIPPNLADSSKLLRLNLSFNSLSGQIPVSLSRSSSLQFLALDHNNLSGPILDTWGSKIRGTLPSELSKLTKLRKMDISGNSVSGHIPETLGNISSLIHLDLSQNKLTGEIPISISDLESLNFFNVSYNNLSGPVPTLLSQKFNSSSFVGNSLLCGYSVSTPCPTLPSPSPEKERKPSHRNLSTKDIILIASGALLIVMLILVCVLCCLLRKKANETKAKGGEAGPGAVAAKTEKGGEAEAGGETGGKLVHFDGPMAFTADDLLCATAEIMGKSTYGTVYKATLEDGSQVAVKRLRERSPKVKKSLRMRLTSWEESGIRISLHSELIT from the exons atGGAGTTTATCACCCAAAACCAAGCTATTACTTCTCTGAGTATGATCAACACCGACATTGATCAACCTAAGGCTTCACTTCGAAGCCGATTTCTCCTTCATCTAATCATATGCCTCCTCTTCTTCGTCCCTCCCTGCTCAAGCCAAGCCTGGGATGGTGTAGTGATAACACAAGCTGATTACCAAGGTCTTCAAGCAGTTAAACAAGAACTGATTGATCCAAGAGGCTTCTTGAGAAGCTGGAACGGTTCTGGATTCAGTGCTTGCTCTGGAGGCTGGGCTGGAATAAAATGTGCTCAAGGTCAAGTCATCGTCATTCAACTTCCATGGAAGAGTCTTGGAGGTAGAATCTCTGAGAAAATCGGACAGCTTCAAGCTCTTCGTAAGCTTAGTCTTCATGACAACAACCTTGGAGGTTCGATTCCAATGTCATTGGGACTCATTCCTAATCTTAGAGGAGTTCAGCTTTTCAACAACCGTCTCACTGGCTCAATCCCTGCTTCTCTCGGTGTATCACATTTCCTTCAAACGCTTGATCTCAGCAATAACTTGCTCTCTGAGATTATTCCACCGAATCTTGCTGACTCTTCTAAGCTTCTTAGGCTTAATCTCAGCTTTAATTCACTGTCTGGTCAAATCCCAGTGAGTCTCTCTCGGTCTTCTTCCCTTCAGTTTCTTGCTCTTGACCATAACAACCTCTCTGGTCCAATCTTAGATACTTGGGGTAGTAA GATCCGTGGAACCCTACCCTCTGAGCTAAGCAAACTCACTAAGCTTAGAAAAATGGATATTAGTGGTAACAGTGTTAGTGGCCATATCCCTGAAACCCTAGGGaacatttcttctcttataCATTTGGATTTGTCTCAAAACAAACTCACCGGAGAGATTCCTATTTCGATTTCTGACCTGGAAAGCCTGAACTTCTTCAATGTCTCTTATAACAACTTATCTGGTCCTGTTCCTACTCTCTTGTCCCAAAAGTTCAATTCCTCTTCTTTTGTCGGGAACTCACTGCTTTGCGGATACAGCGTTTCGACACCATGTCCTACTCTTCCTTCACCGTCTcctgaaaaagaaaggaaaccATCCCACAGGAATCTGAGTACCAAAGACATCATCCTCATTGCGTCTGGAGCACTCCTCATAGTTATGCTTATCCTTGTTTGTGTTCTATGTTGCTTGCTGAGGAAGAAAGCCAATGAAACCAAAGCCAAGGGCGGAGAGGCTGGACCTGGAGCTGTAGCCGCAAAGACTGAGAAAGGAGGGGAAGCTGAAGCTGGAGGTGAAACTGGAGGGAAGCTGGTTCATTTTGATGGACCAATGGCGTTTACTGCAGATGATCTTTTGTGTGCAACAGCAGAGATAATGGGGAAAAGCACTTATGGGACTGTGTACAAAGCTACACTTGAAGATGGAAGTCAAGTAGCAGtgaagagattgagagaaagatcaccaaaagtcaaaaagagtttgagaatGAGATTAACGTCTTGGGAAGAATCCGGCATCCGAATCTCCTTGCACTCAGAGCTTATTACTTAG
- the PRA1.B1 gene encoding prenylated RAB acceptor 1.B1, which translates to MATPPTLPVTNQQAVQSQPPINTPAFRTFFSRLSTSIRDGLSQRRPWTELIDRSSMARPESLTDALSRIRKNLAYFKVNYVAIVSLVLAFSLFSHPLSLLVLIGLLGGWMFLYLFRPSDQPLVVFGRTFSDRETLLALVLSTIVVVFMTSVGSLLTSALMIGVAIVCVHGAFVVPDDLFLDEQEPANAGLLSFLGGSATSAAAAVSGRV; encoded by the coding sequence ATGGCAACTCCACCGACGCTACCTGTCACCAATCAGCAAGCTGTTCAATCTCAGCCTCCAATCAACACACCTGCTTTTCGTACTTTCTTCTCACGTCTCTCCACCTCGATCCGTGATGGCTTGTCACAGCGTCGTCCATGGACGGAGCTCATCGATCGTAGTTCCATGGCGAGACCTGAATCTCTCACCGATGCCTTGTCCCGGATAAGGAAGAATCTCGCTTACTTCAAGGTTAACTACGTCGCCATCGTCTCCCTCGTACTCGCCTTTTCGCTTTTCTCTCATCCTCTCTCCCTCCTTGTCCTCATCGGACTCCTAGGCGGTTGGATGTTTCTCTACCTCTTCCGTCCCTCAGATCAGCCACTGGTCGTCTTCGGTCGCACTTTCTCTGATCGAGAGACTCTGCTTGCTCTTGTGCTGTCTACGATCGTCGTCGTGTTTATGACGAGCGTTGGATCTCTCTTAACCTCCGCGCTTATGATTGGTGTTGCAATCGTTTGCGTACACGGTGCGTTTGTGGTTCCGGATGATCTCTTCTTGGACGAGCAAGAGCCTGCGAATGCTGGATTACTCTCATTCCTTGGAGGTTCTGCTACCTCAGCTGCTGCAGCTGTCTCAGGGAGAGTCTAA
- a CDS encoding S-adenosyl-L-methionine-dependent methyltransferases superfamily protein (S-adenosyl-L-methionine-dependent methyltransferases superfamily protein; CONTAINS InterPro DOMAIN/s: Protein of unknown function Met10 (InterPro:IPR003402); BEST Arabidopsis thaliana protein match is: Met-10+ like family protein (TAIR:AT4G27340.1); Has 1391 Blast hits to 1232 proteins in 427 species: Archae - 416; Bacteria - 202; Metazoa - 266; Fungi - 150; Plants - 114; Viruses - 0; Other Eukaryotes - 243 (source: NCBI BLink).), with the protein MFDESKFDVNLKLWALRIPRELCKSASRILNGYMLNMPRIKPITEDPTCEKTRLVILSESVKNADLSEIPEEKLNQLKKLSELEVVPHSVTLGYSYWSADHLLKQILPDGLDIPSSFETIGHIAHLNLHDELLPFKDVIAKVIYDKNYPRIKTIVNKVGTISNEFRVPKFEVLAGENGMETEVKQYGARFKLDYGLVYWNSRLEHEHMRLSSLFKPGETVCDMFAGIGPFAIPAAQKGCFVYANDLNPDSVRYLKINAKFNKVDDLICVHNMDARKFFSHLMAVSTCEDNLQSVADNDKTKEAAVSRGGETNSSGEEIRESNASINEPLGANKKPSGTTKTENGVGKDCKSIEGHANKRLRQTLLPIAKPWEHIDHVIMNLPASALQFLDSFSNVIQKKYWKGPLPLIHCYCFIRASETTEFIIAEAETALKFHIEDPVFHKVRDVAPNKAMFCLSFRLPEACLKQEE; encoded by the exons ATGTTTGATGAAAGCAAGTTCGATGTCAATCTCAAGCTCTGGGCTCTTAGAATTCCCCGTGAACTCTGTAAAAGCGCATCTCGCATTCTCAATGG ATACATGCTTAACATGCCGCGAATTAAGCCCATCACTGAAGATCCTACCTGTGAAAAGACTCGTTTGGTGATATTGTCCGAAAGTGTTAAAAATGCTG ATTTGTCGGAGATACCCGAGGAAAAACTAAACCAGCTTAAGAAACTTAGTGAACTTGAGGTTGTTCCTCATTCGGTTACTCTTGGGTATTCCTATTGGAGTGCAG ACCACCTTTTGAAGCAGATTCTACCAGATGGATTGGATATACCTTCCTCTTTTGAAACTATAG GTCATATTGCCCACTTAAATCTACATGATGAGCTCCTTCCATTCAAAGATGTTATAGCAAAGGTTATCTACGAC AAAAATTATCCAAGGATCAAGACAATTGTTAATAAAGTTGGGACTATCAGTAATGAGTTTCGAGTTCCAAAGTTTGAAGTGTTAGCTGGAGAAAATGGGATGGAAACAGAAGTAAAGCAATATGGGGCTAGATTTAAGCTGGACTATGGCTTGGTTTATTGGAATTCAAGATTGGAACATGAGCACATGCGGCTTTCATCTTTGTTTAAACCTGGGGAAACCGTATGTGATATGTTTGCTGGTATTGGGCCTTTTGCTATTCCAGCTGCACAGAAAGGATGCTTTGTGTATGCAAATGATTTAAATCCAGACAGTGTTCGGTACTTGAAGATCAATGCAAAGTTCAATAAGGttgatgatttgatttgtGTGCACAACATGGATGCTCGTAAATTTTTCTCTCACTTGATGGCGGTGTCAACTTGCGAGGATAATTTGCAATCAGTGGCTGATAATGATAAAACAAAGGAAGCAGCCGTGAGTCGAGGAG GTGAGACTAATTCCAGTGGAGAGGAAATACGTGAATCCAATGCAAGCATAAATGAGCCTCTTGGTGCAAATAAGAAGCCATCTGGTACTACAAAGACGG AAAATGGGGTAGGAAAAGACTGCAAGAGTATAGAAGGACACGCAAATAAGAGATTGAGACAAACGTTGCTTCCAATCGCAAAGCCGTGGGAACATATCGACCATGTTATTATGAACCTTCCAGCATCTGCCTTGCAGTTTCTTG ATTCGTTCAGTAATGTTATTCAAAAGAAGTATTGGAAAGGACCTCTTCCATTAATTCATTGCTATTGTTTCATCCGTGCAAGCGAAACCACAGAGTTTATAATTGCA GAAGCTGAAACTGCTTTGAAGTTCCATATAGAAGATCCAGTCTTCCACAAGGTTAGAGATGTTGCTCCAAACAAG GCTATGTTTTGCCTAAGCTTTAGACTACCTGAAGCATGCTTGAAGCAAGAAGAGTAA
- a CDS encoding biotin/lipoyl attachment domain-containing protein yields the protein MASSAALGSLHQTLGSAINSQSEVHSLSGNWSASGNSCVPRWRLSNRNSNYRLVLRAKAAKSSTTTISDGSSDASVSDGKKTVRRITFPKEVEALVHEMCDETEVAVLQLKVGDFEMNLKRKIGAATNPIPVADISPTVAPPIPSEPMNKSASSAPSPSQAKPSSEKVSPFKNTSYGKPAKLAALEASGSTNYVLVTSPAVGKFQRSRTVKGKKQSPSCKEGDAIKEGQVIGYLHQLGTELPVTVIS from the exons atggCGTCTTCTGCAGCTCTCGGATCTCTCCATC AGACTTTAGGGTCAGCCATTAATTCACAGAGTGAGGTTCACTCGCTTTCTGGAAACTGGTCTGCCTCTGGTAATTCATGTGTGCCACGGTGGAGATTATCCAACAGGAACAGCAACTACAGGCTCGTGTTACGTGCTAAGGCCGCTAAATCTTCGACAACAACCATAAGTGATG GTTCATCTGATGCTAGTGTGTCAGACGGGAAGAAAACAGTTCGACGGATAACTTTCCCGAAAGAAGTGGAG GCACTGGTTCACGAGATGTGTGATGAAACTGAGGTTGCTGTGCTGCAACTTAAG GTTGGAGATTTCGAGATGAACCTAAAACGGAAGATTGGAGCAGCCACAAACCCCATTCCCGTGGCGGATATATCTCCAACTGTAGCGCCTCCTATTCCTTCTGAACCTATGAATAAATCTGCTTCTTCGGCTCCTAGCCCATCTCAAGCAAAGCCTTCCTCTGAGAAAGTGTCTCCATTTAAGAATACATCATATGGGAAACCAGCAAAGTTGGCTGCTTTGGAGGCATCTGGATCCACCAACTATGTGTTAGTCACATCTCCCGCA GTGGGCAAGTTTCAGAGGAGCAGAACTgtaaaaggaaagaaacaatctCCTAGCTGCAAAGAG GGTGATGCAATAAAGGAAGGCCAAGTTATTGGATACTTACATCAGTTGGGAACAGAACTTCCAGTGACGGTAATATCTTAA
- a CDS encoding biotin/lipoyl attachment domain-containing protein (biotin/lipoyl attachment domain-containing protein; CONTAINS InterPro DOMAIN/s: Single hybrid motif (InterPro:IPR011053), Biotin/lipoyl attachment (InterPro:IPR000089), Galactose-binding domain-like (InterPro:IPR008979); BEST Arabidopsis thaliana protein match is: Single hybrid motif superfamily protein (TAIR:AT3G15690.2).): protein MASSAALGSLHQTLGSAINSQSEVHSLSGNWSASGNSCVPRWRLSNRNSNYRLVLRAKAAKSSTTTISDGSSDASVSDGKKTVRRITFPKEVEALVHEMCDETEVAVLQLKVGDFEMNLKRKIGAATNPIPVADISPTVAPPIPSEPMNKSASSAPSPSQAKPSSEKVSPFKNTSYGKPAKLAALEASGSTNYVLVTSPAVGKFQRSRTVKGKKQSPSCKEGDAIKEGQVIGYLHQLGTELPVTSDVAGEVLKLLSDDGGKHLSIQTVSFSMNIQKLYK from the exons atggCGTCTTCTGCAGCTCTCGGATCTCTCCATC AGACTTTAGGGTCAGCCATTAATTCACAGAGTGAGGTTCACTCGCTTTCTGGAAACTGGTCTGCCTCTGGTAATTCATGTGTGCCACGGTGGAGATTATCCAACAGGAACAGCAACTACAGGCTCGTGTTACGTGCTAAGGCCGCTAAATCTTCGACAACAACCATAAGTGATG GTTCATCTGATGCTAGTGTGTCAGACGGGAAGAAAACAGTTCGACGGATAACTTTCCCGAAAGAAGTGGAG GCACTGGTTCACGAGATGTGTGATGAAACTGAGGTTGCTGTGCTGCAACTTAAG GTTGGAGATTTCGAGATGAACCTAAAACGGAAGATTGGAGCAGCCACAAACCCCATTCCCGTGGCGGATATATCTCCAACTGTAGCGCCTCCTATTCCTTCTGAACCTATGAATAAATCTGCTTCTTCGGCTCCTAGCCCATCTCAAGCAAAGCCTTCCTCTGAGAAAGTGTCTCCATTTAAGAATACATCATATGGGAAACCAGCAAAGTTGGCTGCTTTGGAGGCATCTGGATCCACCAACTATGTGTTAGTCACATCTCCCGCA GTGGGCAAGTTTCAGAGGAGCAGAACTgtaaaaggaaagaaacaatctCCTAGCTGCAAAGAG GGTGATGCAATAAAGGAAGGCCAAGTTATTGGATACTTACATCAGTTGGGAACAGAACTTCCAGTGACG TCAGATGTAGCTGGAGAAGTCCTTAAGCTTCTTTCAGATGACGGAGGTAAACATTTGAGTATTCAAACCGTTTCATTTAGTATGAACATTCAGAAATTATATAAGTGA